A window from Bosea sp. ANAM02 encodes these proteins:
- a CDS encoding PLP-dependent aminotransferase family protein, which produces MAAIRGRLAARTLAPGDRLPSIRGFAATMKVSPSTVVEAYDRLAAEGLIRARQGSGFYVTGGGLPPLALTQAASPQERVVDPFWVSRQSLDAEPGALKPGCGWLPADWMPDEALRRGFRALARADGAILTDYGGTRGASVLRRLLLGRFAEAGLSVSPEQLMLTGSGTQALDLICRFLLRPGDAVLVDDPCYFNFQALLRAHQVRVLSTPYTPTGPDIAAFEAIVAVERPRLYLTNSGLHNPTGASLSPQAAYRVLSAAAANDMMIVEDDIFADFEPEPSSRLAALDGLERVIRIGSFSKTLSAAMRCGYIAARADWVEGLVDLQVATSFGGPSPVSTELLAGVLAGGGYRKHMEELHRRLAQARREVAGRLEPLGIVPWLMPRGGFYLWCRLPEGIDSAELAQLAVVQGVVLAPGNVFSVAQTAGNFMRFNVAQSRDPRVIEALRQAMVTMRQSGRAAARD; this is translated from the coding sequence ATGGCGGCGATCCGCGGCCGGCTGGCGGCGCGGACGCTGGCCCCGGGCGATCGTTTGCCCTCGATCCGCGGCTTCGCCGCGACGATGAAGGTTTCGCCCTCCACGGTCGTCGAAGCCTATGACCGCCTCGCGGCCGAGGGCCTGATCCGCGCGCGGCAGGGCTCGGGCTTCTACGTGACCGGCGGCGGTCTGCCGCCTCTGGCGCTGACGCAGGCCGCTTCGCCGCAGGAACGGGTCGTCGATCCCTTCTGGGTGTCGCGCCAGTCGCTCGATGCCGAGCCCGGCGCATTGAAGCCGGGTTGCGGCTGGCTCCCGGCCGACTGGATGCCGGACGAGGCCTTGCGCCGCGGCTTCCGCGCTCTGGCACGGGCCGATGGCGCGATCCTCACCGATTACGGCGGCACGCGCGGCGCTTCCGTCCTGCGCCGGCTCCTGCTCGGACGTTTCGCCGAGGCCGGGCTTTCGGTTTCACCCGAGCAGCTCATGCTGACCGGCTCGGGCACGCAGGCGCTCGACCTGATCTGTCGCTTTCTGCTGCGGCCGGGCGATGCCGTGCTCGTCGACGACCCCTGCTATTTCAATTTCCAGGCGCTGCTGCGGGCGCATCAGGTGCGTGTGCTGAGCACGCCCTACACGCCGACCGGCCCCGACATCGCGGCGTTCGAGGCCATCGTCGCGGTCGAGCGCCCGCGCCTCTACTTGACCAATTCCGGCTTGCACAACCCGACCGGTGCCAGCCTGTCGCCGCAGGCTGCCTATCGCGTGCTGAGTGCCGCCGCAGCCAACGACATGATGATCGTCGAGGACGACATCTTCGCCGATTTCGAGCCGGAGCCCTCGTCGCGGCTGGCGGCGCTCGACGGGCTGGAGCGCGTCATCCGCATCGGCAGCTTCTCGAAGACGCTCTCGGCCGCCATGCGCTGCGGCTATATCGCGGCGCGGGCGGATTGGGTCGAGGGCCTGGTCGACCTGCAGGTCGCGACCAGTTTCGGCGGCCCGAGCCCGGTCTCGACGGAACTGCTCGCCGGCGTCCTCGCCGGCGGTGGCTATCGCAAGCATATGGAGGAACTGCATCGCCGCCTCGCCCAGGCGCGGCGCGAAGTCGCCGGTCGGCTGGAGCCCTTGGGGATTGTCCCGTGGCTGATGCCGCGCGGCGGCTTCTATCTCTGGTGTCGGCTGCCTGAAGGCATCGATTCCGCCGAACTGGCCCAACTCGCCGTGGTGCAGGGCGTGGTGCTGGCGCCGGGCAATGTCTTCAGCGTTGCCCAGACGGCAGGGAATTTCATGCGCTTCAACGTCGCACAGTCGCGCGACCCGCGCGTGATCGAGGCGCTCCGGCAGGCGATGGTGACAATGCGGCAGTCGGGTAGGGCAGCCGCTCGCGATTGA
- a CDS encoding DMT family transporter, producing MIRDWGGKGWGSGLLGVLIFSGSLPATRVAVAGFSPLFLTGARAAIAALLGAACLILLRQQWPSRADIRPLAIVALGVVLGFPLLTALALQHIPSARSIVFIGLLPLATAVFGVLRGGERPKPVFWLFSALGSATVVGFALANSDSGSVTGDLLMVAAVLLCGLGYAEGASLSRRLGGWQVISWALLLSLPAMGVIALLFWPSTWQGIGTPAWIGLAYVSVFSMLVGFVFWYRGLALGGTATVGQLQLLQPFFGLMLAGWLLGEPIAWTMIAATAVVVLCVAGAKRFA from the coding sequence ATGATCAGGGATTGGGGCGGCAAAGGCTGGGGCAGCGGATTGCTCGGCGTGCTGATCTTCAGCGGCTCGCTGCCGGCGACGCGCGTCGCGGTGGCCGGGTTCTCGCCGCTGTTCCTGACCGGCGCCCGCGCCGCGATCGCCGCCCTGCTCGGCGCCGCCTGCCTCATCCTGCTGCGCCAGCAATGGCCAAGCCGCGCCGATATCCGCCCGCTCGCGATCGTCGCGCTTGGCGTCGTGCTCGGCTTTCCGCTGCTGACGGCGCTCGCCCTGCAGCACATCCCCTCGGCGCGCTCGATCGTCTTCATCGGATTGCTGCCGCTCGCGACCGCGGTGTTCGGCGTGCTCCGCGGCGGCGAACGGCCGAAGCCGGTGTTCTGGCTGTTCTCCGCGCTCGGCAGCGCCACGGTCGTCGGTTTCGCGCTGGCCAACAGCGACAGCGGCTCCGTGACGGGGGACCTGCTGATGGTCGCGGCGGTGCTGCTCTGCGGCCTCGGCTACGCCGAGGGTGCCAGCCTGTCGCGCCGGCTCGGCGGCTGGCAGGTCATCTCCTGGGCGCTCCTGCTGTCGCTGCCGGCGATGGGCGTCATCGCGCTGCTGTTCTGGCCCTCGACCTGGCAGGGCATCGGCACGCCGGCCTGGATCGGGCTGGCTTACGTCTCGGTCTTCAGCATGCTCGTCGGCTTCGTGTTCTGGTATCGGGGCCTGGCACTCGGCGGCACGGCGACCGTCGGCCAGCTCCAGCTCCTGCAGCCGTTCTTCGGGCTGATGCTGGCCGGCTGGCTGCTCGGCGAGCCGATCGCCTGGACGATGATCGCGGCGACCGCTGTCGTGGTGCTCTGCGTCGCCGGGGCGAAGCGCTTCGCCTGA
- a CDS encoding DksA/TraR family C4-type zinc finger protein codes for MASGWAPDGAVQDQIDGSITDAVRLARSRLPTGPGEIHCQECGEEIPEARRLAMPGARLCVTCQSGHDRSAAQSSYNRRGSKDSQLK; via the coding sequence ATGGCGAGCGGATGGGCTCCGGACGGAGCGGTTCAGGACCAGATCGACGGCTCGATCACGGACGCGGTCCGCCTCGCGCGGTCCCGCCTGCCGACCGGCCCCGGCGAGATCCATTGCCAGGAATGCGGCGAGGAAATCCCCGAGGCACGGCGGCTCGCCATGCCCGGTGCCCGGCTCTGCGTCACCTGCCAGTCAGGCCATGATCGCTCGGCGGCGCAGTCCAGCTACAACCGGCGCGGCAGCAAGGACAGCCAGCTCAAGTAA
- the ureG gene encoding urease accessory protein UreG has protein sequence MKSSHGPLRVGIGGPVGVGKTTLTEKLCKAMRDRYSVAVVTNDIFTKEDELILNRLQALPEERIIGVETGGCPHTAIREDASINLAAIAEMRRRFPDLDIVFIESGGDNLAATFSPDLADITLYVIDVAGGEKIPRKGGPGITRSDLLIINKIDLAPYVGANLEVMRADTEKQRPGRPFVFSDLNRLMGVEEIVAFIEKHGGLAAA, from the coding sequence GTGAAATCCTCCCATGGCCCGCTCCGGGTCGGCATCGGCGGCCCGGTCGGCGTCGGCAAGACCACGCTCACCGAGAAGCTCTGCAAGGCGATGCGCGATCGTTATTCGGTCGCCGTCGTCACCAACGACATCTTCACCAAGGAGGATGAGCTGATCCTGAACCGGCTGCAGGCTTTGCCGGAAGAGCGCATCATCGGCGTCGAGACCGGCGGATGTCCCCATACCGCGATCCGAGAGGATGCCTCGATCAACCTCGCGGCCATCGCCGAAATGCGTCGGCGCTTTCCCGATCTCGACATCGTCTTCATCGAATCCGGCGGTGACAATCTCGCCGCGACCTTCTCGCCCGATCTCGCCGACATCACACTCTATGTCATCGACGTCGCCGGCGGCGAGAAGATTCCGCGCAAGGGCGGGCCTGGCATCACCCGCTCGGACCTGCTGATCATCAACAAGATCGATCTTGCGCCCTATGTCGGCGCCAATCTCGAGGTGATGCGCGCGGACACGGAAAAGCAGCGCCCCGGGCGGCCCTTCGTCTTCTCCGACCTGAACCGGCTCATGGGCGTGGAGGAGATCGTCGCCTTCATCGAGAAGCACGGCGGTCTCGCCGCCGCTTAG
- a CDS encoding urease accessory protein UreE: protein MLRAISHSHGGGEPAGTIRLDHAARHLRRKLVTTDQGEEIMVDLPEPVLFADGDRLVLEDGRAVAIVAAQEELYEVLSGPACPLRHLAWHLGNRHLPAQIDESRILIQRDHIIRAMLEGLGASVREVVACFQPVHGAYHAQGHDHGHSHAHGHHHHHD from the coding sequence ATGCTCCGCGCCATTTCCCATAGTCACGGCGGCGGCGAGCCCGCCGGCACGATCCGGCTTGATCACGCCGCCCGCCATCTGCGCCGCAAGCTGGTGACCACCGACCAGGGCGAGGAGATCATGGTCGATCTGCCCGAGCCGGTGCTCTTCGCCGATGGCGATCGGCTCGTGCTGGAGGATGGCCGCGCCGTCGCGATCGTCGCGGCGCAGGAGGAGCTCTACGAGGTGCTTTCTGGCCCGGCATGCCCCCTGCGCCATCTCGCCTGGCATCTCGGCAACCGTCATCTGCCGGCGCAGATCGACGAAAGCCGCATCCTGATCCAGCGCGACCACATCATCCGCGCCATGCTGGAAGGGCTCGGCGCCTCCGTCCGCGAGGTCGTCGCGTGCTTCCAGCCGGTCCACGGCGCCTATCACGCCCAAGGGCATGACCATGGCCACAGCCACGCCCACGGCCATCACCACCATCATGACTGA
- the ureC gene encoding urease subunit alpha yields the protein MPAKLSHAAYAQMYGPTVGDRVRLADTDLIIEVEKDFTVYGEEVKFGGGKVIRDGMGQSQASRAEGAVDTVITNALIVDHWGIVKADVGLKDGRIVAIGKAGNPDTQSGVTIVIGPGTEAIAGEGKILTAGGIDAHIHFICPQQIEEALMSGVTTMLGGGTGPAHGTLATTCTPGPWHLGRMIQSFDAVPINLGLSGKGNASQPAALIEMIEGGACALKLHEDWGTTPAAIDNCLAVADDHDVQVMIHTDTLNESGFVEDTVAAFKGRTIHAFHTEGAGGGHAPDIIKVCGLANVIPSSTNPTRPYTQNTIAEHLDMLMVCHHLSPSIPEDIAFAESRIRKETIAAEDILHDIGAFSIISSDSQAMGRVGEVPIRTWQTAHKMKVQRGRLSAETGDNDNLRVRRYIAKYTINPAIAQGLSKHVGSVEVGKRADLVLWNPAFFGVKPDMVLVGGMIAAAPMGDPNASIPTPQPMHYRPMFGAMGRAPAVSSVTFVSRAAIAGGLQERLGVAKGMLAVENTRGGISKASMVLNDATPHMEVDPETYEVRADGELLTCEPATVLPMAQRYFLF from the coding sequence ATGCCGGCCAAGCTCTCCCACGCGGCTTACGCGCAGATGTACGGACCCACGGTCGGCGACCGGGTCCGTCTCGCCGATACCGACCTCATCATCGAGGTCGAGAAGGATTTCACCGTCTATGGCGAGGAGGTGAAGTTCGGCGGCGGCAAGGTCATCCGCGACGGCATGGGTCAGAGCCAGGCGAGCCGTGCCGAGGGTGCGGTCGACACCGTCATCACCAACGCGCTGATCGTCGACCACTGGGGCATCGTGAAAGCGGATGTCGGCCTCAAGGACGGTCGGATCGTGGCCATCGGCAAGGCCGGCAATCCGGATACGCAATCCGGCGTCACCATCGTCATCGGCCCCGGCACCGAGGCGATCGCGGGCGAAGGCAAGATCCTCACCGCGGGTGGCATCGATGCCCATATCCATTTCATCTGCCCGCAGCAGATCGAGGAGGCGCTGATGTCCGGCGTCACCACCATGCTCGGCGGCGGCACCGGCCCGGCCCATGGCACGTTGGCGACGACCTGCACGCCCGGCCCCTGGCATCTCGGCCGGATGATCCAGTCCTTCGATGCCGTGCCGATCAATCTCGGCCTCTCCGGCAAGGGCAATGCCTCGCAGCCGGCCGCGCTGATCGAGATGATCGAGGGTGGCGCCTGCGCGCTGAAGCTGCATGAGGACTGGGGCACGACGCCGGCCGCGATCGACAACTGCCTTGCCGTGGCCGACGACCATGACGTTCAGGTGATGATCCACACGGATACGCTGAACGAGAGCGGCTTCGTCGAGGATACGGTCGCAGCCTTCAAGGGCCGCACCATCCATGCCTTCCACACGGAAGGCGCCGGCGGCGGCCATGCGCCCGACATCATCAAGGTCTGCGGCCTCGCGAACGTCATCCCGTCCTCGACCAACCCGACGCGGCCCTATACGCAGAACACCATCGCCGAGCATCTCGACATGCTGATGGTCTGCCATCACCTGTCGCCGTCGATCCCCGAGGACATCGCCTTCGCCGAGAGCCGCATCCGCAAGGAGACCATCGCGGCCGAGGACATCCTGCACGATATCGGCGCCTTCTCGATCATCTCCTCCGACAGCCAGGCCATGGGCCGCGTCGGCGAGGTCCCGATCCGCACCTGGCAGACTGCGCATAAGATGAAGGTCCAGCGCGGGCGCCTGTCGGCTGAGACCGGCGACAACGACAATCTGCGCGTGCGCCGCTACATCGCGAAATACACGATCAATCCCGCCATCGCGCAGGGCCTGTCGAAACATGTCGGCTCGGTGGAGGTCGGCAAGCGCGCGGATCTCGTTCTCTGGAACCCCGCCTTCTTCGGCGTGAAACCGGACATGGTCCTGGTCGGTGGCATGATCGCGGCCGCGCCGATGGGCGATCCCAACGCCTCGATCCCGACGCCGCAGCCGATGCATTACCGGCCGATGTTCGGCGCCATGGGCCGCGCCCCGGCCGTCTCCTCGGTCACCTTCGTCAGCCGGGCGGCGATCGCCGGCGGCCTGCAAGAGCGGCTGGGCGTCGCCAAGGGCATGCTCGCGGTCGAGAACACGCGCGGCGGCATCTCCAAGGCCTCGATGGTCCTGAACGATGCGACGCCGCATATGGAGGTCGATCCCGAGACCTACGAGGTCCGCGCCGATGGCGAGCTCCTGACCTGCGAACCCGCGACCGTGCTGCCGATGGCGCAGCGCTATTTCCTGTTCTGA
- a CDS encoding urease subunit beta — protein MIPGEVFPAAGDITLNEGATSVVVLVANTGDRPIQVGSHYHFFETNQSLDFDRAAARGMRLDIAAGTAVRFEPGQQREVRLVPFGGGRAVYGFQQKVMGKL, from the coding sequence ATGATCCCCGGAGAGGTCTTTCCCGCCGCAGGCGACATCACCCTCAACGAAGGGGCGACGTCGGTCGTCGTGCTCGTCGCCAATACCGGGGACCGGCCGATCCAGGTCGGCTCGCACTACCATTTCTTCGAGACCAACCAGTCGCTCGATTTCGACCGCGCCGCCGCCCGCGGCATGCGGCTCGACATCGCCGCCGGCACCGCCGTGCGCTTCGAGCCCGGCCAGCAGCGCGAGGTCCGCCTCGTACCGTTCGGCGGCGGTCGCGCCGTCTATGGCTTCCAGCAGAAGGTGATGGGGAAACTCTGA
- a CDS encoding HupE/UreJ family protein → MKRLSIALILSVGAASPALAHLNPAEHGSFAAGFSHPLFGADHILAMVGVGLWAFLVGGRAIWMIPTAFIVTMMLGFVAALAGIGLPFVEPTIAASVVVLGLLALVALQVPVAVGAAIVGFFALFHGHAHGGEMGEATSLSFMVGFTLATALLHALGLGIGLAGNALSHRGRIAARIAGGLTALGGLWLVSGA, encoded by the coding sequence ATGAAGAGACTGTCGATCGCCCTGATCCTGAGCGTCGGTGCCGCGAGCCCGGCTCTCGCGCATCTCAACCCGGCCGAGCACGGCTCCTTTGCCGCCGGCTTCTCGCATCCGCTTTTCGGCGCGGACCATATCCTGGCGATGGTCGGCGTCGGTCTTTGGGCCTTCCTCGTCGGCGGGCGTGCGATCTGGATGATCCCCACGGCCTTCATCGTCACGATGATGCTCGGCTTTGTCGCGGCGCTCGCCGGCATCGGCCTGCCTTTCGTCGAGCCGACGATCGCGGCCTCCGTCGTGGTGCTCGGCCTGCTGGCACTGGTCGCCTTGCAGGTCCCCGTGGCGGTCGGCGCCGCGATCGTTGGCTTCTTCGCGCTGTTCCATGGCCATGCCCATGGCGGCGAAATGGGCGAGGCGACGAGCCTGTCCTTCATGGTCGGCTTCACGCTGGCGACGGCGCTGCTGCACGCGCTCGGCCTCGGCATTGGCCTCGCCGGCAACGCGCTCTCGCATCGTGGCCGGATCGCGGCGCGCATTGCCGGCGGGCTGACCGCGCTCGGCGGGCTCTGGCTGGTCTCGGGAGCCTGA